The window GGCTCGCTCGGCCGGGAAGCGGCGCTGGCGGCGATCACCGATGCCGGAATTCCGGCGCGCGAGATCGAGGTGGCTTATGGCTCGCGGCTCTATGCCGACATGATTACGGCGCAGACCGTGCTCAAGGAAGTGGGCATCACCCGCATCGAAATGATGAGCATCGAGAACGCCTGCGCGGGCGGTGCAAGCGCGGTGCGCGCCTTGTGGAAGGATATCGCGGCGGGCTTTTACGATGTCGGCATCGTGGTCGGCGTGGAATCGATGACGACCAGCCCGGTGGCCGGCAAGCTGATCCCTCCGGCCAAGGACGATCTGGAAGGCCAGCTCGGCTCGGCCATGCCGGTCACGTTCGCGCTGATGGCAAACCGCCTGATGGAAACGCACGGCGCAACGCCGGAGGATTTTGCGCAGGTTTCGGTCAAATCCCATGATTTCGGAGCGCTCAATCCCAAGGCGCAGTACCGCAAGCGCTTCACGGTAGAGGAGGTTCTGGCCTCGCGCCCGGTGGTGGACCCCATCACCCTGCTGCAATGCTGCCCCAACACCGATGGCGCAGCGGCAGTGATCCTGTGTTCGGAGAGCTATGCACGGCGCTACACCCGCCAGCCGATCCGCATCATGGCATCGGTGCTGCAATCGGGGGACTACTTCCACCGCAAGGCCGATCTCACTTCGTTCGAAGTCGGCGCGCGCACTGCGGCCAAGGCCTATGAAATGGCCGGAGTCGATCCGCGCGATATCGACCTTGTCGAAATCCACGATGCTTTCACTGCCGAGGAACTGGTCCATTACGAGGACCTTCAACTGTGCGCGCGCGGGGATGCGGTGGGCCTGCTGCGGTCGGGCGCGACATCGCTTGGCGGGCGCGTTCCAGTGAACCCCTCGGGCGGGCTACTTTCGCTCGGCCATCCGCTTTCGTCATCGGGTGTGCGCAATATCGGCGAGATCGCGCTGCACCTGCGCGGCGAGGCGGGCGAGCGGCAGGTGCCGGGGGCCAAGCTGGGCCTCGCACAGATGCTCGGCGGCAATGCCACCGGTCTCGAGACCGGGGCCTGCGCGATCCACATCCTGTCGCGATGATCCATAACAACAACGATCCGAGGAGAGAACCATGACCCTTCACCAGCGCATCACAAAGCCCGTACTTGATTTCATTCTGCGTCAGCACGACCTGCTCATCGGCGGAGCAAGCGTTCCGGCCGAGGCGGGCGAGCGGCTCGCGGTGGTCGATCCGGGCACGGGTCAGGTCATCACCAGCGTGGCGAAGGGCCGGGCGAGCGACATCGACAAGGCGGTTCGCGCCGCCCATGCCGCGTTCGAAAGCTCGGCATGGCGTGACATGAAGCCGGTGGAGCGCAGCCGTTTGCTGCACCGTTTGGCCGACCTGGTCGAACAGGACATGGCGTTTTTGGCAGAGCTTGAAACCGTAGATAATGGCGCGCCGCTGCTGCTGACGCGCAACTTCTTCCTGCCGCTCGTCGCTTCCACCATCCGCTACTATGCCGGCTGGCCCACGCGACTGAATGGGGAGACTATCCAGGTCTCCGCACCCGGTGATTGGCACGCCTATACTTTGCGCGAACCGGTTGGCGTGGTCGGGCAGATCGTGGCATGGAACGCGCCGCTGGTGCTGACCATGCAGAAGGCCGCGCCAGCGCTGGCAGCGGGCTGCACCATCGTGCTCAAGCCTGCCGAACTGACCCCGCTGACCGCCTTGCGGCTGGGCGAACTGGCGCTGCAGGCTGGCATTCCCGAAGGCGTGTTCAACATTGTCACGGGCGAGGGCGATGCGGGCGCTGCGCTGGTCGAGCATCCGCTGGTCGACAAGATCAGCTTCACCGGATCCACGCCCGTCGGCAAGTCAATCATGCGCTCGGCTGCCGATGGCATGAAGCGGCTCAGCCTCGAACTTGGCGGCAAGTCGCCGTCGATCGTCTTTGCCGATGCCGATCTCGAACTGGCGATCCCCGGTGTTGCCAATGCGGTGTTCATGAACACCGGGCAGGTCTGCGTGGCAGGATCACGCCTGTTCGTGCATCGCAAGGTTTATGATCAGGTGGTGGAAGGCGTCGCTGCCATCGCTACTGGCCTGCCCATCGGCCACGGGCTCGACGAAGGCAGCGTGATCGGCCCGCTGATCTCGCAGGCCCAGCGCGACCGGGTGCTCGGCTATGTCGAACAGGGCAAGGCCGCAGGCGCGGCCGTCGCCGCCGGCGGCACCGCGGTGGGCGATGCTGGCTTCTTCGTGAAGCCGACCCTGTTCACCGACACCACACCCGACATGTCGATCATCCGCGAGGAGATATTTGGACCAGTCGTGGCTGCCATTCCGTTCGACGACGATACCGACCTGTCGTCGCTGGTCGCACAGGCCAATGCCACGCCCTATGGCCTTGCGGCGAGCATCTGGACGCGCGATCTTGCGACCGCTCACCGCATGGCCCGGCGCGTGCGCAGCGGTACGGTGGGAATTAATTCGCATGGGCTGCTGGATGTCGCCCTGCCATTTGGCGGGGCCAAGCAATCCGGCTTCGGGCGCGAATACGGGGCAGAGGGTATTTTGGCCTACACCGAGACAAAGTCGGTTGCAGCGTTGCTCGGCGCCTGATCCAGCGGGGGGATGGCGCTGTGCCAGCCGTCCCCCCACTCCCCCGCCCCTGAGCCGCCCGCCTGCCGCTACGCATCTTGCTGCTGGCAACGCCGTTCGTCGGCGCCGCTCCGGCAACCCGGCCATGGCTGGGTAAGCGAGGCATGGCCCGGCGAACGGATCAGCGGTCCGGATCACCTGTCCCGATGTCTAGTGACAGACATCAATGCCCAGAACGGGCAGATCGGCATGAACGACCCAGCTTCCATGGGGCCAAACGGAGAGAATGGACATGAAGCAACGCTTTGAAGGCAAGACAGTCCTGGTTACGGGCGGGAATAGCGGTATCGGTTTGGCCGCGGCACGCCAGTTCGCAGCCGAAGGTGCCAAGGTGATCATCGTCGGTCGCAATCCGGAGACGCTTGAGGCTGCGCGCATCGCAATTGGTACCGGTGCCGTAGCTCTTCGCGCCGACCTCAAGTCGAAAGCCGCCGCCGATGACGTTGCGCGCGAGATTTCGGCAATCACCGACCGTCTCGACGCCGCATTCATCAATGCCGGCATCTCCAACTTCGGCCCGCTCGCCCATGTCACCGAGGAGGTCTGGGACGAGCTGATGGACATCAATCTCAAGGCCAGCTTCTTTCTCGCTCAGGCCCTGCTACCGCTGCTCGGCAAGGGCAGCAGCATCGTGTTCTGCGCCTCGATCGGCGGCATCCGCGTGAAGCCGCTGGCGGGCGTCTATGGCGCCAGCAAGGCAGCGCTTTCCTTTCTGTCGCGCAGTCTGGCCGGGGAACTGGTGGAACAGGGCATCCGGGTGAACACGGTTGTTCCTGGCCCGATCGACACCCCCCTGCCCGGCCGGACCGGCGGGGTTCCCGCCGAAGCGGTCGAGCAGGTCAAGGAAATCATGCGCCAGGCCTCACCGATGAAGCGCTTCGGCACGGCAGACGAATGCGCCGCCGCAGCCTTGTTTTTGGCTTCGGAGGAAGCCGGCTACATCACCGCGCAGGAAATCATCGTCGACGGCGGCATCGTCGGCTGCGGTTAAGGCGCCTTGCATGATGGCATCGACCGGCGGCATGACTGCGAACATGCTTCCGGCCGATGCTGCTCCGCAATGGCCCGCTGGTTCATCCTGTTCGGCTTCTGCCCCTCAATCTGCTAACGGTTGACTTTCTGACCGTTCGGTAGAATTCTAATCAGGCCGGATACCCGGAGCATTGACGGGTGCCGCCGGACGACAAGTGCCGCATGTCAAGCTGCACGGAGGAGAGGCATGAACTGGACCCAGCTGCCAACCACGGCAGTCGTCGATGGCCGTTCACTGGAGATGCTGGTCGATCATGTCGACCATGGCAGCTTTGATACCGCGCTGCTCGACTTTCTCAGTCAGTCGGATGTATCCGTGGGCGAGGTGTGCGGGATCGGCATGGTCTGCGGAGCGCGCGCCGAGGCGGTCGGCTGGGCCGGGCGGCGTGCCGACGCTGGCCTGCGCGCGCAGGCGCTGGCGCAGCGCTTTTCTGGGCGAGATCCCCTGCTCTGCGCGCTGCCCGCACAGGGCGATCCGAACCACCGGCTGGTGGGCACCTTGCGGGTGGGCGCCCTGAAGGATCAGGATCACCGCTGGCTCTGCTTCGACCAACCGGACTTCCGGATGCGCATTTCGGTAGCGACGGCACAGGACAAGGGCTGGGCCATTTTCAACATCTACCTCGCAGAAAGTGACGCAACCGAAGCGCAGCTTCTGCATCTGGCTAGCCTTGCCTCGCTGGCGATCCCGCTTATCCGGCGGCACAGCGGCTGGCAGAACCGCTCGGTCGATGCCATCCCTGGAAAGAATACCGCCGAACATCTCGTCAGCCTGCTGGGCAGGCGCTTCCCGTCGCTGACCCAGCGTGAACGCCATGTCTGCGCGATGACAGTGATGGGCAAGGATTCCTCCACCATCGCCAGCCAGCTCGCCATCACCCGCAACACTGTACTGACATATCGCCGCCGCGCCTATGAACGGCTGGGGGTCAGCAGTGCCAGCGCGCTGCTGGTCGAACTGGTCTGATCGACCAGCTTGAATGGAGCCGTGGTGTCCCCCGATGTAGTGACAGACAGGCGCGACCCCAAAGGCAATAACCCGCTGACAACCAGACGGAGAAGCCGACATGAGCGAAACACACGATCTTGAAGCCAACCGCGAGCTGGTGCTGCGATTTTATCGCGACCTCGTCGATGGCGGTGATCTCAGCCTGCGCGATGAGCTGATGACGCCCGATTACAAGCAGCACAGCACCATGGCGGGTGATGGCTTTGAGGGCCTGAAGACCATGGTGGAATGGGTCGCCAAGGAATGGCCTGACCGCAAGCCCACCTGGCACCGCACGATCTGCGAAGGTGACATGGTGGTGGTCCACACTCACCTTGAACGCTGGCCCGGCGATCCAGGCCTTGCCGCCATCGACATTTTCCGCGTGGAAAATGGCAAGGTTGCTGAACACTGGGACGTGATTCAGGAAATTCCGGCAACACTGCCGCACACGAATGGAATGTTCTGATCTGCGGGTGGCCGGGATTTCGCGATCCCGGCCATTGCGCATTACGGATTGCACTCCTCCACCCTGCACGCCCGGTCGAGCACAGCCTCTATCGCATCATCGCGTGACGCGGTTGAAGGCATGCGCGAGTCCATGCGAATGATGGCAAAGCCATGCAACATGGCCCAGCTGGTCAGCGCCAGGATCTCGCCACGGCGCCGGTCGGCATGACCCGATGCCGCGACCGCAAGGTCAACGAACAGCGCATAGGACGGGATTGAATCCGCCGATGTGGTCGGGTTCAGATAGCGGTCGGTCATGAACACCATGCGGAAGGATTGCGGGCGCTGAAGCGCCTGCTCCAGGTAGCTGCGGCACGCCATCTTGAACCGTTCGCGCGGCGGCAGGTCTGCCGCCTGGGCTTTGCGATAGGCTTCTCCCAGCCTCTCGATCTCTCGCTCGGCCAGTTCGTGCAGCAGATCCTCCTTGCTGGAAAAATGGCGATAGGGCGCGCCCGGTGAAACGCCGATGGCCGCCGCCAGTTCGCGCAGCGAAAGCCCCTCGATCCCGGTTTCCTCGATCCGCCGGGATGCAAGCTCGATCAGTTCGGCACGCAGGTTGCCGTGGTGGAATTGGCGCTGGGACATGCTGACGGGCTTGACACAATGCCCATATCGACGCAATAAGTAAGCGCCGTTTACATTGGTGACACCTCGCAAGAATGAGGGCGCAAAAAAGGGGAGTGAGGCATGGCCGACATTGTCGAGAACGCTTGGCATGCGATCGGATATTCCGAAGACTTTGCAGCTGGTGAACTTGTCCCGCTTCAATTGCTGGGACACCCTTTGGTGGTGACCCGCAGCGATGTCGGGCTGGTTGCGCTCGAGGATCGTTGCTCGCATCGCTTCGCGCCGCTCTCCAAGGGGCGATGCGAAGGGGTGAATATCCGTTGCATGTATCATGGGCTGCTGTTCGCGCCTGACGGCCGCTGCATCGAGATTCCGGGGCAGGACAAGATTCCGCCGCGCGCTGCAATCCGCCGCTTTGCCATTGTCGAGCAGGGCGGCTGGGTCTTCGTCTGGGGCGGAGCGCCCGAGGCGGCCGATGAAAGCCTGCTCCCGCCCTTCGTTGCGATCGATTCCCCGGACTATTTCTTCGTGAAGGGGCGGCTGGATTATGCTGCATCGAACGACCTGATCAACGCCAACCTGCTCGACTTCACGCATCTCACATTCGTCCACCCAGCCAGCTTCGGGGCGGATGAAAGCTGGGCGCAGGTCAAGCCGACGATCCAGCCCATCGCAAACGGCGTTGCGGTTGAATGGTGGGTCGAAACCCAGGCGATGCCCGGCACGGATAAAGACAACCCGATGCTGGTCGATTTGCACACGTCCTACGAATATCTCGTGCCGGGCTATCTTATCATGCGTACCGAACCCTATCCGCTGGGGACCGTGGCGCAGCTCTCTGCCTCGGGCAAGCCGCCGTGCGGGCCGCTGGTGTCGGAAGTGCATGGGCAAGCTGTCACGGCGCTGTCTG of the Sphingomonas sp. BGYR3 genome contains:
- a CDS encoding thiolase family protein gives rise to the protein MRDVFVLGVGQSQFGKMPDRSIGSLGREAALAAITDAGIPAREIEVAYGSRLYADMITAQTVLKEVGITRIEMMSIENACAGGASAVRALWKDIAAGFYDVGIVVGVESMTTSPVAGKLIPPAKDDLEGQLGSAMPVTFALMANRLMETHGATPEDFAQVSVKSHDFGALNPKAQYRKRFTVEEVLASRPVVDPITLLQCCPNTDGAAAVILCSESYARRYTRQPIRIMASVLQSGDYFHRKADLTSFEVGARTAAKAYEMAGVDPRDIDLVEIHDAFTAEELVHYEDLQLCARGDAVGLLRSGATSLGGRVPVNPSGGLLSLGHPLSSSGVRNIGEIALHLRGEAGERQVPGAKLGLAQMLGGNATGLETGACAIHILSR
- a CDS encoding aldehyde dehydrogenase family protein is translated as MTLHQRITKPVLDFILRQHDLLIGGASVPAEAGERLAVVDPGTGQVITSVAKGRASDIDKAVRAAHAAFESSAWRDMKPVERSRLLHRLADLVEQDMAFLAELETVDNGAPLLLTRNFFLPLVASTIRYYAGWPTRLNGETIQVSAPGDWHAYTLREPVGVVGQIVAWNAPLVLTMQKAAPALAAGCTIVLKPAELTPLTALRLGELALQAGIPEGVFNIVTGEGDAGAALVEHPLVDKISFTGSTPVGKSIMRSAADGMKRLSLELGGKSPSIVFADADLELAIPGVANAVFMNTGQVCVAGSRLFVHRKVYDQVVEGVAAIATGLPIGHGLDEGSVIGPLISQAQRDRVLGYVEQGKAAGAAVAAGGTAVGDAGFFVKPTLFTDTTPDMSIIREEIFGPVVAAIPFDDDTDLSSLVAQANATPYGLAASIWTRDLATAHRMARRVRSGTVGINSHGLLDVALPFGGAKQSGFGREYGAEGILAYTETKSVAALLGA
- a CDS encoding SDR family oxidoreductase, translating into MKQRFEGKTVLVTGGNSGIGLAAARQFAAEGAKVIIVGRNPETLEAARIAIGTGAVALRADLKSKAAADDVAREISAITDRLDAAFINAGISNFGPLAHVTEEVWDELMDINLKASFFLAQALLPLLGKGSSIVFCASIGGIRVKPLAGVYGASKAALSFLSRSLAGELVEQGIRVNTVVPGPIDTPLPGRTGGVPAEAVEQVKEIMRQASPMKRFGTADECAAAALFLASEEAGYITAQEIIVDGGIVGCG
- a CDS encoding helix-turn-helix transcriptional regulator; translated protein: MNWTQLPTTAVVDGRSLEMLVDHVDHGSFDTALLDFLSQSDVSVGEVCGIGMVCGARAEAVGWAGRRADAGLRAQALAQRFSGRDPLLCALPAQGDPNHRLVGTLRVGALKDQDHRWLCFDQPDFRMRISVATAQDKGWAIFNIYLAESDATEAQLLHLASLASLAIPLIRRHSGWQNRSVDAIPGKNTAEHLVSLLGRRFPSLTQRERHVCAMTVMGKDSSTIASQLAITRNTVLTYRRRAYERLGVSSASALLVELV
- a CDS encoding ester cyclase; its protein translation is MSETHDLEANRELVLRFYRDLVDGGDLSLRDELMTPDYKQHSTMAGDGFEGLKTMVEWVAKEWPDRKPTWHRTICEGDMVVVHTHLERWPGDPGLAAIDIFRVENGKVAEHWDVIQEIPATLPHTNGMF
- a CDS encoding TetR/AcrR family transcriptional regulator, with product MSQRQFHHGNLRAELIELASRRIEETGIEGLSLRELAAAIGVSPGAPYRHFSSKEDLLHELAEREIERLGEAYRKAQAADLPPRERFKMACRSYLEQALQRPQSFRMVFMTDRYLNPTTSADSIPSYALFVDLAVAASGHADRRRGEILALTSWAMLHGFAIIRMDSRMPSTASRDDAIEAVLDRACRVEECNP
- a CDS encoding aromatic ring-hydroxylating dioxygenase subunit alpha translates to MADIVENAWHAIGYSEDFAAGELVPLQLLGHPLVVTRSDVGLVALEDRCSHRFAPLSKGRCEGVNIRCMYHGLLFAPDGRCIEIPGQDKIPPRAAIRRFAIVEQGGWVFVWGGAPEAADESLLPPFVAIDSPDYFFVKGRLDYAASNDLINANLLDFTHLTFVHPASFGADESWAQVKPTIQPIANGVAVEWWVETQAMPGTDKDNPMLVDLHTSYEYLVPGYLIMRTEPYPLGTVAQLSASGKPPCGPLVSEVHGQAVTALSATTSRYFFTWGVPRTMPDAETLIHQRLAMAQQAFAEDKAIIEAQHAIIASAPADRAIMPTGGDKAITLFERAMARRRDTARRSNSCGPIMSIA